A single region of the Acidithiobacillus acidisediminis genome encodes:
- a CDS encoding heavy metal translocating P-type ATPase, whose product MSTTETTSGRSAKMANTPSTQRLRVGVTGMTCASCSSRVERALNKVPGVRASVNLATEQAEIEFAGSQDDTQALVNTITRVGYGVVTAEAILAVQGMTCASCSSRVERVLRRLSGVLEASVNLATERAQVRYLPATLDISTMIAAIQTAGYGARNLAVTDESSEEQRKRAALRGMRRDVFLAIALAIAVLVLAMGSAFSPAFASWLRVFAPLPKFWEGVQFALASVVLFWPGRRFFRPGWAAYRHLSPDMNSLVATGTGAAWLYSSLVLFIPTIFPESARHLYFDSVAVVIAAVLLGKYLEEVAKGRSSAAIRGLLQLQAKTARRIDALGQEQEVAIAQLQSGDQLLIRPGERLPADGKILEGSAHVDESMLSGEPLPQRRSAGDEVIGGTLCQDGRLLVEVSAVGKDAVLAQIISLVEAAQTGKLPIQGLADRVIRVFSPLVLAIALLCFLFWSLYSGDLSLALATAVAVLVVACPCAMGLATPAAIMVGTGRAAELGVLFRKGSALEMLSRVDTVLFDKTGTVTRGHPELLAQGGSADTLALAAAVEQGSEHPLARAIVAAAAAPLHPLEDFRAIPGQGVEGRVAGDWIRVGTREFLSGEGIAVPEDAELQAQEAAGASVVHVGRADQYLGWLAIADAVRPEAAAVTKALRQMGLRLALITGDSVASAQRVAAELGIDTVHARVLPQDKARIVQEAQAQGRRVVFVGDGINDAPALAQAEVGIALASGTDIALEAADVTLTHGDLRSLITAIQAARQTLGRIRGNLFWAFFYNILLIPFAAGAFLPWGWQLNPMLAGVAMGCSSLFVLGNSLRLRRLRPFSSAGAIAPSFQQRPQES is encoded by the coding sequence ATGAGCACGACTGAAACCACATCCGGGCGCTCCGCCAAGATGGCCAACACCCCTAGCACCCAACGATTGCGAGTGGGGGTGACCGGCATGACCTGCGCCTCCTGCAGCAGCCGCGTCGAGCGGGCCCTGAACAAGGTGCCGGGCGTGCGAGCCAGCGTCAACCTGGCGACGGAACAAGCCGAAATCGAGTTTGCGGGTTCGCAAGACGACACTCAAGCATTGGTCAATACCATCACCCGGGTGGGCTACGGGGTGGTAACGGCAGAGGCGATCCTGGCGGTGCAGGGCATGACCTGCGCCTCCTGCAGTAGTCGCGTCGAGCGCGTTCTGCGCCGCCTGTCCGGCGTTCTGGAGGCGAGCGTCAACTTAGCCACGGAGCGCGCCCAAGTACGCTATCTCCCGGCCACCTTGGACATCTCGACGATGATCGCGGCCATACAGACGGCGGGCTATGGCGCCAGAAATCTTGCGGTCACGGACGAATCCAGCGAAGAGCAACGGAAGCGAGCCGCGCTGCGGGGCATGCGGCGTGACGTATTTCTGGCTATCGCCCTGGCCATCGCCGTCTTGGTCCTGGCCATGGGTAGCGCCTTCTCACCAGCGTTTGCCAGTTGGCTGCGCGTCTTTGCCCCGCTGCCGAAATTTTGGGAGGGCGTGCAGTTTGCCTTGGCCAGCGTGGTGCTGTTCTGGCCTGGGCGCCGATTCTTCCGCCCGGGTTGGGCGGCGTATCGGCATCTCTCGCCGGACATGAATTCCCTGGTCGCCACAGGTACCGGTGCGGCGTGGTTGTACAGCAGCCTGGTGCTGTTCATTCCCACGATCTTTCCCGAAAGCGCTCGTCACCTCTACTTTGATTCTGTGGCCGTCGTCATCGCTGCGGTATTGTTGGGAAAATATCTGGAGGAGGTCGCCAAAGGACGCAGCTCTGCGGCCATCCGCGGCCTCTTACAGTTGCAGGCCAAGACGGCGCGCCGCATCGATGCCCTGGGTCAGGAACAAGAGGTTGCCATTGCCCAGCTGCAGTCGGGCGACCAGCTCCTGATTCGTCCGGGCGAACGCCTTCCCGCGGATGGAAAGATCCTCGAGGGCAGCGCCCATGTCGACGAATCCATGCTTAGCGGCGAGCCTCTACCCCAGCGCCGTAGTGCAGGGGACGAGGTGATAGGCGGTACCCTGTGCCAGGATGGCCGATTGCTCGTGGAGGTCAGCGCCGTGGGCAAGGATGCCGTACTGGCGCAGATCATCTCTTTGGTGGAGGCGGCGCAAACCGGCAAACTGCCGATTCAGGGACTGGCGGATCGCGTTATCCGCGTGTTTTCCCCTCTGGTCCTGGCCATTGCCCTGCTCTGTTTTCTGTTCTGGTCCCTGTATTCCGGCGATCTCAGCCTTGCCCTGGCCACCGCCGTGGCGGTGCTGGTGGTGGCTTGCCCTTGTGCCATGGGCCTCGCCACCCCTGCCGCGATCATGGTCGGTACCGGCCGCGCGGCAGAGCTGGGGGTACTGTTCCGCAAGGGATCGGCGCTGGAGATGCTGTCCCGCGTGGATACCGTCCTCTTCGACAAGACCGGTACCGTCACCCGCGGCCATCCGGAATTGCTCGCCCAGGGCGGCAGCGCCGACACTTTGGCCTTGGCGGCAGCAGTGGAGCAGGGTTCCGAGCATCCCCTCGCCCGCGCTATTGTCGCAGCCGCAGCAGCCCCACTACACCCCCTTGAGGACTTTCGAGCAATACCCGGCCAAGGCGTGGAGGGACGGGTGGCCGGCGACTGGATTCGGGTGGGTACCCGCGAATTTCTTTCTGGCGAGGGCATTGCCGTGCCGGAGGATGCCGAACTGCAGGCGCAAGAAGCGGCTGGCGCCAGCGTGGTCCATGTGGGCCGCGCCGATCAGTATCTCGGCTGGCTCGCCATTGCCGATGCCGTGCGTCCGGAGGCGGCTGCGGTGACGAAGGCCTTGCGGCAGATGGGGCTGCGCCTGGCTCTGATCACAGGAGACAGCGTAGCGAGCGCGCAGCGCGTGGCAGCAGAACTGGGCATCGACACCGTCCATGCCCGGGTACTGCCCCAGGACAAGGCGAGAATTGTACAAGAGGCTCAGGCGCAAGGGCGGCGAGTGGTCTTTGTCGGCGACGGGATCAACGACGCCCCAGCCCTCGCCCAAGCCGAGGTAGGCATCGCCCTGGCGAGTGGCACGGACATCGCCCTGGAGGCCGCTGACGTCACCCTGACCCACGGCGACTTACGCAGCCTGATCACAGCCATACAAGCCGCGCGGCAGACCCTGGGACGGATTCGCGGAAATCTCTTCTGGGCCTTCTTTTACAACATCCTGCTCATCCCCTTTGCCGCAGGCGCCTTCTTGCCCTGGGGCTGGCAACTCAACCCCATGCTGGCGGGGGTAGCCATGGGTTGTTCCTCCCTCTTTGTCCTGGGCAACAGTCTGCGGCTGCGCCGGCTGCGTCCCTTTTCTTCGGCTGGGGCCATCGCACCCAGCTTCCAGCAACGTCCACAGGAGTCCTGA
- a CDS encoding CopZ family metallochaperone, producing the protein MSEIQLEITGMTCGHCVRAVTQALEQVPGVEKVEVQREPKGEARVWGNAERSALLAAIEEEGYQAR; encoded by the coding sequence ATGTCGGAAATACAGCTTGAAATTACTGGAATGACCTGCGGGCACTGCGTGCGCGCCGTGACCCAGGCACTGGAGCAAGTCCCTGGCGTCGAAAAGGTCGAGGTGCAACGCGAGCCCAAAGGCGAGGCGCGGGTTTGGGGCAATGCCGAGCGCAGTGCCCTGCTGGCCGCTATTGAGGAAGAGGGCTATCAGGCCCGTTGA
- a CDS encoding single-stranded-DNA-specific exonuclease RecJ, producing the protein MKERPQIVQRPLAPAVLQAAKNLGYSDLQARIIAGRLHDESAPALATLLQSGVGDLTPPEALPDIDVAVQATLAAIRQGHPVLIISDFDADGASAHAVLKIAFRDHFAVPEERIHSYIGHRLRDGYGVSENLTERILAEAPRPALVITADQGSTDHTRIARLQAAGFTVIVTDHHGVPEEGPPSAAVACVNPVRRDSHFPDPYIAGVHVAWLYCCAVRQGLIAAGMLPSAAAKLGSLLDLVALGTVADCVDLARSPNNRAVVARGLRLMNRPQRRPVWTALAALSRAGGSIDAATLAFRFAPLINARGRLDSAEDSVRLFLSESLPEAEPLASVLQEDNEARKAVQGQMLQEAQAQVRAQLRAGHAALCIFDPEGHAGVQGICAAKIVEATGRPVAFFSPKDDPDLLSASLRTLDGFHVRNALAEIAAQHPEDFLAWGGHAGAGGVTLRRGGLERFAATWQALAAGHFAGQTLAPKIWTDGALPAAPDLKLLDELRALEPFGRQWEAPLFAGEAEVTALRPVGDGRHLKLTLRLQGADQDAIWFFASEDGNSPLQIGQHIRFACALERNDWRGESRLQLQIRHAEPVD; encoded by the coding sequence ATGAAGGAACGACCACAGATCGTGCAACGTCCATTGGCGCCGGCAGTGCTGCAAGCGGCCAAGAACCTTGGTTACAGTGATTTACAGGCGCGCATCATTGCTGGGCGTCTGCACGACGAGAGCGCGCCAGCCTTAGCAACGCTCCTGCAAAGCGGTGTGGGCGATCTGACGCCGCCAGAGGCTCTGCCAGATATCGATGTGGCGGTGCAAGCCACCCTTGCTGCCATACGCCAGGGCCATCCAGTGCTGATCATCTCCGACTTCGATGCCGACGGTGCCTCTGCCCATGCCGTCCTGAAGATTGCCTTTCGCGATCACTTCGCTGTGCCGGAAGAACGCATCCACAGCTATATTGGGCACCGCCTGCGCGATGGCTACGGCGTTTCGGAAAATCTCACGGAGCGCATCCTGGCCGAAGCGCCCCGTCCGGCCTTGGTGATTACCGCCGATCAGGGCAGTACCGACCATACCCGCATCGCCCGCCTGCAGGCAGCGGGCTTTACGGTGATCGTCACCGATCATCATGGTGTACCCGAGGAGGGACCGCCGTCAGCAGCGGTGGCCTGCGTGAATCCGGTGCGCCGCGATAGCCACTTTCCCGATCCCTATATCGCCGGGGTGCACGTGGCTTGGCTCTATTGTTGCGCGGTGCGGCAAGGCCTGATCGCGGCAGGGATGCTGCCATCGGCGGCAGCCAAACTCGGGAGTCTGCTCGATCTGGTTGCCCTGGGTACGGTGGCGGATTGCGTCGATCTTGCACGCTCACCCAACAATCGGGCCGTGGTGGCGCGCGGGTTGCGCCTGATGAATCGCCCACAGCGTCGTCCGGTGTGGACGGCGCTCGCGGCCCTCAGCCGGGCGGGGGGCAGCATCGATGCGGCGACCTTGGCCTTTCGCTTCGCGCCGCTGATCAACGCCCGCGGTCGTCTGGATTCGGCGGAAGATAGCGTCCGCCTCTTTTTGAGCGAGAGCTTGCCCGAGGCAGAGCCTCTGGCCAGTGTGCTCCAAGAGGACAACGAGGCGCGCAAGGCGGTACAGGGACAGATGCTGCAGGAGGCGCAGGCGCAAGTGCGGGCCCAGCTACGGGCTGGCCATGCCGCCCTGTGCATCTTCGATCCCGAGGGCCACGCCGGAGTGCAGGGGATCTGCGCGGCCAAGATTGTCGAGGCGACGGGTCGCCCGGTGGCATTTTTTTCCCCCAAGGACGATCCCGATTTGCTCAGCGCCTCCTTGCGCACCCTCGACGGATTTCACGTCCGCAATGCCTTGGCGGAGATCGCCGCCCAGCATCCCGAGGATTTCCTCGCCTGGGGCGGGCACGCCGGGGCGGGCGGGGTAACTTTGCGCCGTGGCGGCTTGGAGCGCTTTGCCGCCACCTGGCAGGCCCTGGCGGCAGGGCATTTTGCCGGGCAGACCTTGGCCCCGAAAATCTGGACCGATGGCGCTCTGCCTGCGGCGCCGGACCTGAAACTGCTGGACGAACTGCGGGCGCTGGAACCCTTTGGTCGCCAATGGGAGGCGCCGCTCTTTGCGGGCGAGGCGGAAGTCACCGCGCTGCGCCCGGTGGGTGACGGCCGCCATTTGAAATTGACCCTGCGCCTGCAGGGTGCTGATCAGGATGCCATCTGGTTTTTTGCCAGTGAGGATGGCAATAGTCCCCTCCAGATCGGCCAACACATCCGCTTTGCCTGTGCTCTGGAGCGCAACGACTGGCGCGGCGAAAGCCGCCTGCAATTACAGATCCGCCACGCCGAGCCGGTGGACTGA
- the thrC gene encoding threonine synthase, whose protein sequence is MTRYTGIIDRYRAFLPLDPETPAVSLGEGNTPLIECVNLPRQLGIDIRMFVKFEGLNPTGSFKDRGMTMAVTKAKEEGSEMIICASTGNTSAAAAAYAARAGMRAFVVIPEGKIALGKLSQAMMHGALVLQIRGNFDAGMQIVQDVAASAPITLVNSVNPYRLQGQKTAAFEIIEALGEAPDYHALPVGNAGNITAHWMGYCEATDPRCDTQDVLTGACKFCAGQCPYGHGKAGKRPKMLGFQAAGSAPFIVGDFVREPETIATAIRIGRPMSWEQAHQVEKESGGWFAGHSDAEILEAQRWLAQHEGVFCEPASATSVAGVVAAARAGKIEAGATVVCTLTGHGLKDPDTAIAQGGSVVTVDANLEAVQRAILER, encoded by the coding sequence ATGACCCGTTACACCGGCATCATCGACCGCTATCGCGCTTTTCTGCCCCTGGACCCGGAAACACCCGCTGTTTCCTTGGGAGAGGGCAACACCCCGTTGATCGAATGCGTCAACCTGCCGCGGCAACTGGGTATCGATATCCGCATGTTCGTGAAGTTTGAGGGCCTGAATCCCACCGGTTCCTTCAAGGACCGTGGCATGACCATGGCGGTGACCAAGGCCAAGGAGGAGGGCAGTGAGATGATCATCTGCGCCTCTACGGGCAATACCTCGGCGGCCGCGGCAGCCTATGCGGCGCGGGCGGGGATGCGCGCCTTCGTGGTCATTCCCGAGGGCAAGATCGCCCTGGGCAAGCTCTCCCAGGCGATGATGCATGGGGCCCTGGTGCTGCAGATTCGTGGCAACTTCGATGCCGGCATGCAGATCGTCCAGGACGTCGCCGCCAGTGCGCCCATCACCCTGGTCAACTCCGTCAATCCCTATCGCTTGCAGGGGCAAAAGACCGCCGCCTTCGAGATCATCGAAGCCCTGGGCGAGGCGCCGGACTACCATGCCCTGCCCGTGGGCAATGCCGGCAACATCACCGCTCACTGGATGGGCTACTGTGAGGCCACGGACCCGCGCTGCGACACCCAGGATGTGCTGACGGGCGCCTGCAAGTTCTGCGCGGGTCAGTGCCCTTATGGCCACGGCAAGGCGGGCAAGCGCCCCAAGATGTTGGGTTTTCAGGCGGCGGGAAGTGCTCCGTTCATTGTCGGCGACTTCGTCCGCGAGCCCGAGACCATCGCCACGGCCATTCGGATTGGTCGCCCCATGTCCTGGGAGCAGGCGCACCAGGTCGAAAAGGAGAGTGGTGGCTGGTTCGCAGGCCACAGCGATGCCGAGATTCTGGAGGCCCAGCGTTGGTTGGCCCAGCACGAGGGGGTTTTCTGTGAGCCGGCGTCGGCCACTTCGGTGGCCGGGGTGGTCGCCGCCGCCCGGGCGGGCAAGATCGAGGCCGGCGCGACGGTGGTCTGTACCCTCACCGGTCACGGTTTGAAGGATCCCGACACCGCTATTGCCCAGGGCGGTTCGGTGGTGACTGTCGACGCCAATCTGGAGGCGGTGCAGCGCGCCATTCTGGAGCGCTGA
- a CDS encoding homoserine dehydrogenase, whose amino-acid sequence MSVDVSPVRVGILGMGTVGQGTVRVLGRNAEEISRRVGRELRVVHAAVRSPERLKALDFAGRVSADPWAVVRDADVDVLVEVMGGTGLARELILAAIHAGKHVVTANKALLAEHGNEIFAAAQAKGVMVAFEAAVAGAIPIIKAIREGLAGNRIHWLAGIINGTSNYILTQMFREGWSFAEALSKAQELGYAEADPALDVDGGDAAHKITLMASIAFGIPVDFAHCHVEGIRSLQREDVVYAAELGYRIKLLGIARRREDGVELRVHPTLIPQDHLLAHVEGPFNAVLADSDAAGQSLYYGRGAGGDPTASAVVADLVDVARTMTADPSNRVPHLAFQPAALSPLPLLPMAAVESAYYLRIQAENRAGVLAQVATILAEYQISIEALVQRERPGAASVPIVLLLHRCREGDLERAITRVEALAVVTAPVLRLRVEALAEG is encoded by the coding sequence GTGAGTGTGGACGTGAGCCCGGTGCGCGTCGGTATCCTCGGCATGGGCACCGTGGGCCAGGGTACGGTGCGGGTGTTGGGCCGCAATGCCGAAGAGATCAGCCGGCGTGTGGGGCGGGAACTGCGCGTAGTACATGCCGCAGTGCGCAGTCCGGAACGATTGAAAGCGCTCGATTTTGCTGGCCGGGTCAGTGCAGATCCGTGGGCCGTGGTGCGCGATGCCGATGTCGATGTGCTGGTGGAGGTCATGGGCGGCACCGGGCTGGCGCGGGAGCTTATTCTGGCGGCCATCCATGCCGGCAAGCATGTGGTCACCGCCAACAAGGCCCTGCTGGCGGAACACGGCAATGAGATCTTTGCCGCCGCCCAGGCCAAGGGGGTCATGGTTGCCTTCGAGGCGGCGGTGGCTGGCGCCATCCCCATCATCAAGGCCATCCGCGAAGGCTTGGCGGGCAACCGCATCCACTGGTTGGCGGGGATTATCAACGGCACCAGCAACTACATCCTCACCCAAATGTTCCGCGAGGGTTGGAGCTTTGCCGAAGCCCTGAGCAAGGCCCAGGAGCTGGGCTACGCCGAGGCCGATCCGGCCCTGGACGTGGATGGCGGCGATGCGGCGCACAAGATCACTCTGATGGCCTCCATCGCCTTCGGCATCCCGGTGGACTTTGCCCACTGCCATGTGGAGGGCATTCGCTCCCTGCAGCGGGAGGATGTCGTCTATGCGGCGGAGCTGGGCTACCGCATCAAGCTGCTGGGCATCGCCCGGCGGCGGGAGGATGGGGTCGAACTCCGGGTGCACCCTACCCTCATTCCCCAGGATCATCTGCTCGCCCACGTCGAAGGCCCCTTCAATGCGGTGCTGGCGGACAGCGATGCCGCTGGCCAGAGCCTGTATTATGGTCGGGGTGCAGGTGGCGACCCCACCGCCAGTGCGGTGGTGGCCGACCTGGTGGACGTGGCGCGCACCATGACCGCCGACCCCAGCAATCGCGTGCCGCATCTGGCCTTCCAGCCCGCAGCCCTGAGCCCGCTGCCCCTGCTGCCCATGGCGGCGGTGGAGAGTGCCTACTACCTGCGCATCCAGGCCGAGAATCGCGCTGGGGTGCTGGCCCAGGTGGCGACCATCCTCGCCGAGTACCAGATCTCCATCGAGGCTCTGGTGCAGCGGGAGCGGCCCGGAGCCGCCTCGGTACCCATCGTGCTGCTCCTGCATCGGTGCCGCGAGGGCGATCTGGAACGCGCCATCACCCGCGTCGAGGCCTTGGCCGTCGTCACCGCACCCGTCCTGCGCCTGCGCGTCGAGGCTCTGGCGGAGGGCTGA
- the alaC gene encoding alanine transaminase encodes MNSDFERIRRLPPYVFNIVTDLKLQARKRGEDIIDFGMGNPDQPTPQFIVDKLCETAQRGDTHRYSVSRGIPRLRKAISGWYERRFGVSIDPESEAIVTIGSKEGLAHLALATMGPGDTVLVPSPTYPIHPYGFVIAGADVRHVPMLPGLDFFAELEKAVKAAWPKPKMLVINFPHNPTAEVVDLDFFARIVEFAKEHRIWVVHDLAYADIVFDGYQAPSFLQVPGAKDVGVEFFTLSKSYNMPGWRVGFAAGNPKLIGALARIKSYLDYGTFTPIQVASITALEGPQDCVEDIRKMYEQRRDVLCEGLQAAGWEVQVPKATMFVWARIPEALRGMGSLEFSKMMLDRAKVAVSPGIGFGELGDEYVRFGLVENEHRTRQATRGIKQMFREGWS; translated from the coding sequence ATGAATAGCGATTTCGAGCGGATTCGTCGCCTCCCGCCCTATGTCTTCAACATCGTCACGGATCTCAAGTTGCAGGCCCGTAAGCGGGGCGAGGACATCATTGACTTTGGCATGGGCAACCCGGATCAGCCGACCCCGCAATTCATCGTCGACAAGCTCTGTGAGACCGCCCAGCGCGGGGATACCCACCGCTACAGCGTCTCCCGCGGCATTCCCCGCTTGCGCAAGGCCATTTCCGGCTGGTATGAGCGTCGCTTTGGCGTCTCCATCGATCCTGAGTCCGAGGCCATCGTTACCATCGGCTCCAAGGAGGGGCTGGCGCATCTGGCCCTGGCGACCATGGGGCCGGGAGATACGGTCCTGGTGCCGAGTCCCACTTATCCCATCCATCCCTACGGCTTTGTCATAGCCGGCGCCGACGTGCGCCATGTGCCCATGCTGCCGGGCCTGGATTTCTTCGCCGAGCTGGAAAAGGCGGTCAAGGCGGCCTGGCCCAAGCCCAAGATGTTGGTGATCAATTTCCCTCACAACCCGACAGCGGAGGTGGTGGACCTGGATTTCTTCGCCCGCATCGTGGAGTTCGCCAAGGAGCATCGGATCTGGGTGGTGCACGATCTGGCCTACGCCGATATCGTCTTTGACGGTTATCAGGCACCGAGTTTTCTGCAGGTGCCCGGGGCCAAGGACGTGGGCGTCGAATTCTTTACCCTGTCCAAGAGTTACAATATGCCAGGCTGGCGGGTGGGCTTTGCCGCGGGCAACCCCAAACTCATCGGCGCCCTGGCGCGGATCAAGAGTTATCTCGACTATGGCACCTTTACGCCCATCCAGGTTGCCTCCATCACGGCCCTGGAGGGTCCCCAGGATTGCGTCGAAGACATCCGCAAAATGTACGAACAGCGTCGCGACGTGCTCTGCGAAGGCCTGCAGGCGGCAGGTTGGGAGGTCCAGGTGCCCAAGGCCACCATGTTCGTCTGGGCGCGGATCCCAGAGGCGTTGCGCGGTATGGGCTCCTTGGAGTTTTCCAAGATGATGCTGGATCGCGCCAAGGTGGCGGTCAGCCCCGGCATCGGTTTTGGCGAACTGGGGGACGAGTATGTCCGTTTTGGTCTGGTAGAGAATGAACATCGCACCCGGCAAGCCACTCGCGGTATCAAGCAGATGTTCCGGGAGGGCTGGTCGTGA
- a CDS encoding Mth938-like domain-containing protein: MKLHRQIGELRHALQSYDAAGFVIDGRHYSGGVLLSRTLLHHPWGPAQAALLCVEDFQLLAPEMPEVLLLGTGQKQHLDVALLRELRRAGFAVEVMDSAAACRTYGVLLAEDRQVAAALLPLSA; encoded by the coding sequence ATGAAATTACATCGACAAATCGGCGAACTGCGGCATGCGCTGCAATCCTACGACGCGGCCGGCTTTGTCATTGATGGCCGTCATTATAGCGGTGGTGTCCTTTTGAGTCGCACATTGCTGCATCACCCTTGGGGTCCAGCGCAGGCGGCCTTGCTGTGCGTGGAAGACTTTCAGTTGCTAGCCCCTGAGATGCCAGAAGTCCTGTTGTTGGGAACCGGCCAAAAACAACACCTCGACGTTGCACTGTTGCGCGAATTACGCCGGGCTGGCTTTGCCGTGGAGGTAATGGACAGCGCCGCAGCCTGCCGCACCTACGGTGTTTTACTGGCGGAAGATCGGCAGGTAGCCGCTGCACTGCTGCCCTTGAGCGCGTAA
- the rpoS gene encoding RNA polymerase sigma factor RpoS, with translation MSSEALDLESELEVEEESSGNNDATDSVFTEHGPDWDATQCYLQEIGHNPLLSAEEEVTLGRLVQQGDAKARRRMIECNLRLVVRLARRYINRGLPLLDLIEEGNLGLIHAVEKFDPEKGFRFSTYATWWIRQNIERALMNQTRTIRLPIHVMKEISSILRTARCLEQKLQRDPSPEEVATALDRSVEQIRQCLDLDGRVTSLDSGAGRDDDRSLAEVVHAPEVAGPEDRFSELDLTQRLHGWIAALEEKQRLVLFWRFGLDGNDGATLEDVGGRLGLTRERVRQIQVESLLLLRRRIEAEGLDPYNLFV, from the coding sequence ATGAGCAGCGAAGCCCTGGATCTGGAGTCGGAGTTGGAAGTGGAGGAAGAGAGTTCCGGCAACAACGACGCAACGGATTCGGTCTTCACTGAGCATGGTCCAGACTGGGACGCGACCCAGTGCTATCTGCAGGAAATTGGTCACAACCCCCTGCTCAGCGCCGAAGAGGAGGTCACCCTGGGGCGGCTGGTGCAGCAGGGCGATGCTAAGGCGCGGCGGCGCATGATCGAGTGCAATCTGCGTCTGGTGGTGCGCCTGGCGCGGCGCTACATCAATCGCGGTTTGCCACTGCTGGATCTGATTGAAGAGGGTAACCTCGGACTCATTCATGCGGTCGAAAAGTTCGATCCGGAAAAGGGCTTTCGCTTCTCTACCTATGCGACCTGGTGGATCCGGCAGAATATCGAGCGCGCCCTGATGAATCAGACTCGTACCATTCGCCTGCCCATCCATGTTATGAAAGAAATTTCCTCCATCCTGCGTACGGCGCGCTGTTTGGAGCAAAAGCTGCAGCGCGATCCCAGCCCGGAAGAGGTGGCTACTGCTCTTGACCGCTCGGTAGAGCAGATACGTCAGTGTCTGGACCTGGATGGTCGGGTAACCAGCCTGGACTCGGGCGCTGGGCGCGATGACGACCGTAGTCTGGCGGAGGTGGTCCACGCCCCCGAGGTGGCTGGCCCAGAAGATCGTTTCTCCGAGCTGGATCTTACCCAGCGCCTGCATGGCTGGATTGCGGCCCTGGAAGAAAAACAACGTCTGGTCCTGTTCTGGCGTTTTGGCCTGGATGGCAACGATGGTGCTACCCTGGAAGATGTGGGCGGGCGTTTGGGGCTGACGCGGGAACGGGTGCGGCAGATCCAGGTGGAAAGTTTGCTGCTGCTGCGTCGGCGTATCGAGGCTGAAGGGCTCGACCCATACAATCTTTTTGTGTGA
- a CDS encoding protein-L-isoaspartate(D-aspartate) O-methyltransferase, whose protein sequence is MAALLRFLNPEVGMISPRTRERMVAGLRSAGITDERVLAVMAQVPRHLFVAEALASRAYEPVSLPIGWGQTISQPLIVARMLSAVLAAGSPRRVLEIGTGSGYQTALLAALGMEVFSIERVEGLYLATQELLRHLEVPRLRLRLGDGSRGWEENAPFDAIIFTAAVPCALPPLFHQLLAGGCLLMPQAGRAEEQRLKCYRWNGQDAEEEDLGECRFVPLLPGTVNQKDQIGV, encoded by the coding sequence GTGGCTGCGTTGCTGCGCTTCCTGAACCCGGAAGTCGGGATGATCTCACCGCGCACGCGCGAGCGGATGGTGGCTGGCTTGCGCAGCGCCGGTATCACGGACGAGCGGGTCTTGGCGGTGATGGCGCAGGTGCCCCGGCATCTCTTCGTGGCGGAAGCGCTTGCCAGCCGTGCCTATGAACCGGTCTCCCTGCCGATTGGTTGGGGGCAAACCATTTCGCAGCCGCTCATCGTTGCGCGCATGCTTTCCGCCGTCCTCGCTGCGGGATCGCCGCGGCGCGTGCTGGAAATCGGTACTGGCTCGGGTTATCAGACCGCGTTGCTGGCCGCTCTGGGAATGGAGGTCTTCAGTATCGAGCGGGTAGAGGGGCTGTATCTGGCGACCCAGGAACTTTTGCGCCACTTGGAGGTTCCAAGGCTGCGTCTGCGCTTGGGAGATGGCAGCCGGGGCTGGGAGGAGAACGCCCCGTTCGATGCCATTATTTTCACCGCTGCCGTACCCTGTGCCTTGCCACCCCTGTTCCATCAATTGCTTGCTGGTGGCTGCCTGCTTATGCCGCAGGCTGGCCGCGCTGAGGAACAGCGCCTGAAATGTTACCGCTGGAATGGGCAGGACGCAGAAGAGGAAGATCTCGGGGAATGCCGCTTTGTCCCTCTACTCCCCGGGACGGTCAATCAGAAGGATCAAATAGGAGTGTGA